A stretch of the Xyrauchen texanus isolate HMW12.3.18 chromosome 20, RBS_HiC_50CHRs, whole genome shotgun sequence genome encodes the following:
- the LOC127660962 gene encoding poly(A) polymerase gamma-like isoform X2, with amino-acid sequence MKEMSTIGNGTLGGQQPRKHYGITSSISLAYPREIDHIYTQKLTEAMKPFGVFEGEDELNHRLAVLGKLNSFVKEWIAVISESKNLPLSAVVNVGGKIFTFGSYRLGVHTKGADIDALCVAPRHVERIDFFSSFFEKLKSHDEIKDLRAVEDAFVPVIKFKFDGIEIDLLFARLALQSIPDTLDLRGDSLLRNLDIRCIRSLNGCRVTDEILYLVPNKENFRLTLRAIKLWAKRRGIYSNMLGFLGGVSWAMLVARTCQLYPNAVAATLVHKFFLVFSKWEWPNPVLLKQPEDSNLNLPVWDPRVNPSDRYHLMPIITPAYPQQNSTYNVSTSTRTIMNEEFKNDEILQGKADWSKLFEPPNFFQKYKHYIVLTASASTEENHLEWIGLVESKIRVLVGNLERNEYITLAHVNPQSFPGSKENRNDNEFVSMWFIGISFKKLDNSDCVNIDLTYDIQSFTDTVYRQASNINMLKDGMTIEATHVKKKQLHQYLPAEIVQRKKKSLGDINRSSNGGGSKRCSLDGSQLDSSRDTDTGTPFSSPTPVIKPYQSISTPEDSISPPKNSVIVFTDGSPASEPSPPEPELGMSIPVIGSKPMATPVAKLAELQAGNTIPTVVGLSVIPRVTSPSFSPTELPNSLNGIAPKRAHSPSLEEPPKKHKDTEMFSDDSAFKEPYPLTSNGLERGDGPTVEGLVVTQPMPIPTIDTSRTQRLPSKELPDASSPVPTTSNLRVIKNSIRLTLNR; translated from the exons AATTGGTAACGGTACGCTTGGCGGGCAGCAGCCTCGGAAACATTATGGCATCACATCTTCTATCAGTCTGGCTTACCCCAGAGAGATAGACCATATCTACACTCAGAAGCTCACAGAGGCTATGAAACCATTTGGAGTGTTTGAGGGTGAAGATGAGCTTAATCACAG GCTTGCAGTTCTTGGGAAGCTGAATTCATTTGTGAAGGAGTGGATTGCAGTGATCAGTGAATCAAAG AATCTTCCCCTGTCAGCAGTGGTGAATGTTGGTGGCAAAATCTTTACTTTTGGGTCATATAGGTTGGGAGTGCACACAAAAG GTGCTGATATAGATGCTTTGTGTGTTGCCCCACGTCATGTTGAAAGGATTGACTTTTTTTCATCCTTCTTTGAAAAACTAAAAAGTCATGATGAGATCAAGGATCTACGG GCTGTGGAGGATGCATTTGTACCGGTGATCAAATTCAAGTTTGATGGCATTGAG ATTGATCTGCTGTTTGCAAGGCTCGCTCTGCAGTCTATTCCAGATACCCTGGACCTGAGAGGAGATTCTCTCCTTAGAAACCTTGACATCAGATGTATTCGCAGTCTAAACG GTTGTCGTGTTACTGATGAGATTCTGTATTTGGTGCCTAATAAAGAGAATTTCAGGTTGACGTTGAGAGCCATTAAGTTGTGGGCTAAAC GCCGTGGAATCTATTCCAACATGCTAGGATTTCTGGGAGGAGTTTCTTGGGCTATGCTGGTGGCCAGAACATGTCAGCTGTACCCAAATGCTGTTGCTGCCACACTCGTGCACAAGTTCTTTCTGGTCTTCTCTAAATG GGAATGGCCAAACCCTGTGCTTTTAAAACAGCCTGAGGACAGCAATTTAAATTTACCAGTCTGGGACCCACGG GTGAATCCATCAGACCGGTATCACCTGATGCCAATCATCACCCCTGCATACCCACAACAAAACTCTACCTACAACGTGTCCACTTCTACACGCACTATCATGAATGAAGAGTTTAAGAATG ATGAAATTCTTCAGGGTAAGGCTGATTGGTCCAAGTTGTTTGAACCACCCAACTTTTTCCAGAAGTACAA GCATTACATTGTCCTCACTGCCAGTGCATCCACTGAGGAAAACCACCTAGAATG GATTGGATTGGTGGAATCAAAGATAAGAGTGTTAGTTGGAAATTTGGAACGCAATGAGTACATCACCCTTGCCCATGTGAACCCACAGTCTTTTCCTGGGTCAAAAGAGAACCGAAACGA CAATGAATTTGTGTCCATGTGGTTCATTGGAATCAGCTTCAAAAAACTGGATAATTCTGACTGTGTGAATATTGACTTGACTTACGACATTCAGTCCTTCACAGACACTG TTTATAGGCAGGCTAGCAATATCAACATGTTGAAGGATGGCATGACCATTGAGGCCACACATGTGAAGAAGAAACAGTTGCACCAGTACCTGCCTGCTGAAATTGTTCAGAGGAAAAAGAAG AGTTTGGGAGATATAAACCGTAGTTCAAATGGTGGTGGGTCAAAGCGCTGCTCACTGGATGGCAGTCAGCTGGACAGCTCCAGGGACACTGATACAGGCACCCCATTCAGCTCACCTACACCAGTCATCAAACCATATCAGTCAATCTCCACACCTGAAGACAG taTCAGCCCACCAAagaattcagtcattgtttttaCGGATGGCTCCCCAGCATCAGAGCCATCTCCTCCGGAACCAGAACTGGGCATGTCCATTCCAGTCATCGGCTCCA agCCCATGGCCACTCCAGTTGCCAAGCTTGCAGAACTCCAAGCTGGCAACACCATTCCCACAGTGGTTGGCCTCAGTGTGATACCACGTGTGACCTCACCCTCCTTTAGCCCCACTGAACTGCCCAACAGCTTAAATGGAATTGCACCAAAGAGAGCTCACTCTCCATCTCTGGAGGAGCCACCTAAGAAACACAAAGATACAGAG ATGTTCTCTGATGACTCTGCGTTTAAAGAGCCATACCCTCTGACTAGCAATGGCCTGGAAAGGGGAGATGGGCCAACAGTG GAGGGTCTTGTCGTAACTCAGCCTATGCCCATACCAACAATTGACACCTCAAGGACACAG AGACTACCCAGTAAAGAGCTTCCAGATGCATCTTCACCAGTCCCCACCACAAGCAACCTCCGTGTGATTAAAAATTCTATCAGGCTCACACTTAACCGATAG
- the LOC127660962 gene encoding poly(A) polymerase gamma-like isoform X1 yields the protein MKEMSTIGNGTLGGQQPRKHYGITSSISLAYPREIDHIYTQKLTEAMKPFGVFEGEDELNHRLAVLGKLNSFVKEWIAVISESKNLPLSAVVNVGGKIFTFGSYRLGVHTKGADIDALCVAPRHVERIDFFSSFFEKLKSHDEIKDLRAVEDAFVPVIKFKFDGIEIDLLFARLALQSIPDTLDLRGDSLLRNLDIRCIRSLNGCRVTDEILYLVPNKENFRLTLRAIKLWAKRRGIYSNMLGFLGGVSWAMLVARTCQLYPNAVAATLVHKFFLVFSKWEWPNPVLLKQPEDSNLNLPVWDPRVNPSDRYHLMPIITPAYPQQNSTYNVSTSTRTIMNEEFKNGLTVTDEILQGKADWSKLFEPPNFFQKYKHYIVLTASASTEENHLEWIGLVESKIRVLVGNLERNEYITLAHVNPQSFPGSKENRNDNEFVSMWFIGISFKKLDNSDCVNIDLTYDIQSFTDTVYRQASNINMLKDGMTIEATHVKKKQLHQYLPAEIVQRKKKSLGDINRSSNGGGSKRCSLDGSQLDSSRDTDTGTPFSSPTPVIKPYQSISTPEDSISPPKNSVIVFTDGSPASEPSPPEPELGMSIPVIGSKPMATPVAKLAELQAGNTIPTVVGLSVIPRVTSPSFSPTELPNSLNGIAPKRAHSPSLEEPPKKHKDTEMFSDDSAFKEPYPLTSNGLERGDGPTVEGLVVTQPMPIPTIDTSRTQRLPSKELPDASSPVPTTSNLRVIKNSIRLTLNR from the exons AATTGGTAACGGTACGCTTGGCGGGCAGCAGCCTCGGAAACATTATGGCATCACATCTTCTATCAGTCTGGCTTACCCCAGAGAGATAGACCATATCTACACTCAGAAGCTCACAGAGGCTATGAAACCATTTGGAGTGTTTGAGGGTGAAGATGAGCTTAATCACAG GCTTGCAGTTCTTGGGAAGCTGAATTCATTTGTGAAGGAGTGGATTGCAGTGATCAGTGAATCAAAG AATCTTCCCCTGTCAGCAGTGGTGAATGTTGGTGGCAAAATCTTTACTTTTGGGTCATATAGGTTGGGAGTGCACACAAAAG GTGCTGATATAGATGCTTTGTGTGTTGCCCCACGTCATGTTGAAAGGATTGACTTTTTTTCATCCTTCTTTGAAAAACTAAAAAGTCATGATGAGATCAAGGATCTACGG GCTGTGGAGGATGCATTTGTACCGGTGATCAAATTCAAGTTTGATGGCATTGAG ATTGATCTGCTGTTTGCAAGGCTCGCTCTGCAGTCTATTCCAGATACCCTGGACCTGAGAGGAGATTCTCTCCTTAGAAACCTTGACATCAGATGTATTCGCAGTCTAAACG GTTGTCGTGTTACTGATGAGATTCTGTATTTGGTGCCTAATAAAGAGAATTTCAGGTTGACGTTGAGAGCCATTAAGTTGTGGGCTAAAC GCCGTGGAATCTATTCCAACATGCTAGGATTTCTGGGAGGAGTTTCTTGGGCTATGCTGGTGGCCAGAACATGTCAGCTGTACCCAAATGCTGTTGCTGCCACACTCGTGCACAAGTTCTTTCTGGTCTTCTCTAAATG GGAATGGCCAAACCCTGTGCTTTTAAAACAGCCTGAGGACAGCAATTTAAATTTACCAGTCTGGGACCCACGG GTGAATCCATCAGACCGGTATCACCTGATGCCAATCATCACCCCTGCATACCCACAACAAAACTCTACCTACAACGTGTCCACTTCTACACGCACTATCATGAATGAAGAGTTTAAGAATG GTCTCACTGTTACAGATGAAATTCTTCAGGGTAAGGCTGATTGGTCCAAGTTGTTTGAACCACCCAACTTTTTCCAGAAGTACAA GCATTACATTGTCCTCACTGCCAGTGCATCCACTGAGGAAAACCACCTAGAATG GATTGGATTGGTGGAATCAAAGATAAGAGTGTTAGTTGGAAATTTGGAACGCAATGAGTACATCACCCTTGCCCATGTGAACCCACAGTCTTTTCCTGGGTCAAAAGAGAACCGAAACGA CAATGAATTTGTGTCCATGTGGTTCATTGGAATCAGCTTCAAAAAACTGGATAATTCTGACTGTGTGAATATTGACTTGACTTACGACATTCAGTCCTTCACAGACACTG TTTATAGGCAGGCTAGCAATATCAACATGTTGAAGGATGGCATGACCATTGAGGCCACACATGTGAAGAAGAAACAGTTGCACCAGTACCTGCCTGCTGAAATTGTTCAGAGGAAAAAGAAG AGTTTGGGAGATATAAACCGTAGTTCAAATGGTGGTGGGTCAAAGCGCTGCTCACTGGATGGCAGTCAGCTGGACAGCTCCAGGGACACTGATACAGGCACCCCATTCAGCTCACCTACACCAGTCATCAAACCATATCAGTCAATCTCCACACCTGAAGACAG taTCAGCCCACCAAagaattcagtcattgtttttaCGGATGGCTCCCCAGCATCAGAGCCATCTCCTCCGGAACCAGAACTGGGCATGTCCATTCCAGTCATCGGCTCCA agCCCATGGCCACTCCAGTTGCCAAGCTTGCAGAACTCCAAGCTGGCAACACCATTCCCACAGTGGTTGGCCTCAGTGTGATACCACGTGTGACCTCACCCTCCTTTAGCCCCACTGAACTGCCCAACAGCTTAAATGGAATTGCACCAAAGAGAGCTCACTCTCCATCTCTGGAGGAGCCACCTAAGAAACACAAAGATACAGAG ATGTTCTCTGATGACTCTGCGTTTAAAGAGCCATACCCTCTGACTAGCAATGGCCTGGAAAGGGGAGATGGGCCAACAGTG GAGGGTCTTGTCGTAACTCAGCCTATGCCCATACCAACAATTGACACCTCAAGGACACAG AGACTACCCAGTAAAGAGCTTCCAGATGCATCTTCACCAGTCCCCACCACAAGCAACCTCCGTGTGATTAAAAATTCTATCAGGCTCACACTTAACCGATAG
- the LOC127660962 gene encoding poly(A) polymerase gamma-like isoform X3 gives MFMNTKIVNCRLAVLGKLNSFVKEWIAVISESKNLPLSAVVNVGGKIFTFGSYRLGVHTKGADIDALCVAPRHVERIDFFSSFFEKLKSHDEIKDLRAVEDAFVPVIKFKFDGIEIDLLFARLALQSIPDTLDLRGDSLLRNLDIRCIRSLNGCRVTDEILYLVPNKENFRLTLRAIKLWAKRRGIYSNMLGFLGGVSWAMLVARTCQLYPNAVAATLVHKFFLVFSKWEWPNPVLLKQPEDSNLNLPVWDPRVNPSDRYHLMPIITPAYPQQNSTYNVSTSTRTIMNEEFKNGLTVTDEILQGKADWSKLFEPPNFFQKYKHYIVLTASASTEENHLEWIGLVESKIRVLVGNLERNEYITLAHVNPQSFPGSKENRNDNEFVSMWFIGISFKKLDNSDCVNIDLTYDIQSFTDTVYRQASNINMLKDGMTIEATHVKKKQLHQYLPAEIVQRKKKSLGDINRSSNGGGSKRCSLDGSQLDSSRDTDTGTPFSSPTPVIKPYQSISTPEDSISPPKNSVIVFTDGSPASEPSPPEPELGMSIPVIGSKPMATPVAKLAELQAGNTIPTVVGLSVIPRVTSPSFSPTELPNSLNGIAPKRAHSPSLEEPPKKHKDTEMFSDDSAFKEPYPLTSNGLERGDGPTVEGLVVTQPMPIPTIDTSRTQRLPSKELPDASSPVPTTSNLRVIKNSIRLTLNR, from the exons ATGTTTATGAACACTAAGATTGTGAACTGTAGGCTTGCAGTTCTTGGGAAGCTGAATTCATTTGTGAAGGAGTGGATTGCAGTGATCAGTGAATCAAAG AATCTTCCCCTGTCAGCAGTGGTGAATGTTGGTGGCAAAATCTTTACTTTTGGGTCATATAGGTTGGGAGTGCACACAAAAG GTGCTGATATAGATGCTTTGTGTGTTGCCCCACGTCATGTTGAAAGGATTGACTTTTTTTCATCCTTCTTTGAAAAACTAAAAAGTCATGATGAGATCAAGGATCTACGG GCTGTGGAGGATGCATTTGTACCGGTGATCAAATTCAAGTTTGATGGCATTGAG ATTGATCTGCTGTTTGCAAGGCTCGCTCTGCAGTCTATTCCAGATACCCTGGACCTGAGAGGAGATTCTCTCCTTAGAAACCTTGACATCAGATGTATTCGCAGTCTAAACG GTTGTCGTGTTACTGATGAGATTCTGTATTTGGTGCCTAATAAAGAGAATTTCAGGTTGACGTTGAGAGCCATTAAGTTGTGGGCTAAAC GCCGTGGAATCTATTCCAACATGCTAGGATTTCTGGGAGGAGTTTCTTGGGCTATGCTGGTGGCCAGAACATGTCAGCTGTACCCAAATGCTGTTGCTGCCACACTCGTGCACAAGTTCTTTCTGGTCTTCTCTAAATG GGAATGGCCAAACCCTGTGCTTTTAAAACAGCCTGAGGACAGCAATTTAAATTTACCAGTCTGGGACCCACGG GTGAATCCATCAGACCGGTATCACCTGATGCCAATCATCACCCCTGCATACCCACAACAAAACTCTACCTACAACGTGTCCACTTCTACACGCACTATCATGAATGAAGAGTTTAAGAATG GTCTCACTGTTACAGATGAAATTCTTCAGGGTAAGGCTGATTGGTCCAAGTTGTTTGAACCACCCAACTTTTTCCAGAAGTACAA GCATTACATTGTCCTCACTGCCAGTGCATCCACTGAGGAAAACCACCTAGAATG GATTGGATTGGTGGAATCAAAGATAAGAGTGTTAGTTGGAAATTTGGAACGCAATGAGTACATCACCCTTGCCCATGTGAACCCACAGTCTTTTCCTGGGTCAAAAGAGAACCGAAACGA CAATGAATTTGTGTCCATGTGGTTCATTGGAATCAGCTTCAAAAAACTGGATAATTCTGACTGTGTGAATATTGACTTGACTTACGACATTCAGTCCTTCACAGACACTG TTTATAGGCAGGCTAGCAATATCAACATGTTGAAGGATGGCATGACCATTGAGGCCACACATGTGAAGAAGAAACAGTTGCACCAGTACCTGCCTGCTGAAATTGTTCAGAGGAAAAAGAAG AGTTTGGGAGATATAAACCGTAGTTCAAATGGTGGTGGGTCAAAGCGCTGCTCACTGGATGGCAGTCAGCTGGACAGCTCCAGGGACACTGATACAGGCACCCCATTCAGCTCACCTACACCAGTCATCAAACCATATCAGTCAATCTCCACACCTGAAGACAG taTCAGCCCACCAAagaattcagtcattgtttttaCGGATGGCTCCCCAGCATCAGAGCCATCTCCTCCGGAACCAGAACTGGGCATGTCCATTCCAGTCATCGGCTCCA agCCCATGGCCACTCCAGTTGCCAAGCTTGCAGAACTCCAAGCTGGCAACACCATTCCCACAGTGGTTGGCCTCAGTGTGATACCACGTGTGACCTCACCCTCCTTTAGCCCCACTGAACTGCCCAACAGCTTAAATGGAATTGCACCAAAGAGAGCTCACTCTCCATCTCTGGAGGAGCCACCTAAGAAACACAAAGATACAGAG ATGTTCTCTGATGACTCTGCGTTTAAAGAGCCATACCCTCTGACTAGCAATGGCCTGGAAAGGGGAGATGGGCCAACAGTG GAGGGTCTTGTCGTAACTCAGCCTATGCCCATACCAACAATTGACACCTCAAGGACACAG AGACTACCCAGTAAAGAGCTTCCAGATGCATCTTCACCAGTCCCCACCACAAGCAACCTCCGTGTGATTAAAAATTCTATCAGGCTCACACTTAACCGATAG